The genome window ACGCGACGCGGGAGCGTCGCGGGATGCATTCCCACGCGGAGCGTGGGAACGATGATCCTTCCAACACCTCCAATAATCCTTCCTCCAACCGCGCGCCCAACGTAAATCTTCGCGCCCGTGGAAAGTCATCCAAATGTGGAATCAACCATCCCAATAGGTCGTGACATGCCTGCACTGCTTGGGGTACTCCAGCACTTTTTTGTTGTTTCCTCACAACATCCCCTCCAAAAAATAGCGACCGCGCTTCGCGCAGGAAAGTCAAAAACAAACCAAAGACAAGTCAAAGGCTAAAAACTGTAAAAGGAAAAAGATTAAAGAATAAAGTTAATCCTGGGCGAGGCGAAAACCGAGGTAATCGGTCCGGGCGACCGGCGTGTGCCAGAGGCGGTAGGCCGCGCGCACCCTGGCCGGAGTGACGAACCAGGAGCCGCCGCGCAGCGAGCGCCGAGCGCTGGCATCATTTTTGCCTGAACAACGTTGTTCACTTCCATTATACGGATCGGAATATTCCGAACATGTCCACTCCCACGCATTTCCCAACATATCGTATAAACCAAAGTCATTAGGTTTGAAGCTCCCCACCGGGGCTGTATATACATATCCATCTCGGCAATTGTGAACAGTCCGATCTGAAAACCGCTCTTTCGTGGAATAATCCGCCACGTTGGCATAATTGCACGCCTGACTAGGATCCTCTCCCCAATAGCGTGCGGTTATCGTCCCCGCCCGCGCCGCGTATTCCCATTCCACCTCGGTCGGCAACCGATAATGCCTTCCCGTCTCCCGGCTCAACCATTCCGTATAAGCCACTGCATCGTTCCACGATACGCAAATCACCGGATGATTATCCTCCTGACCAAATCCCACGTTACGCCAGTTAAATTCTTTCCTTTTATCCCAACTTGAACCTATCCAACCATAACAACCATCTCCCGCCTCCGCTTCGGTGGTATAACCAACACGCCGAACAAACGCCGCAAATTCTCCTTTAGTCACCTCATATAGCAAAGCCATTATAAAGTGATTAAACCCATGACATATTCAATTGATTTCCGTCGCAAAGTGCTCGCCATACAAGAACAAGAACAGCTCACCTACGCAGAAATCGCAAGCCGCTTTGGAATTGGGATTGCCACTTTGACGCGTTGGCGTTCACGCCTGGAGCCAAAACTAACTCGAGACAAACCCGCCACGAAAATTAATAGGGAATCGCTGGCGCGTGATGCTGAAATGCACCCTGACGCCTATCAATTCGAGCGAGCTAAACGTTTAGGGGTGAGTAGGAGCGGCATTGGTCAAGCATTAAAACGCATGAGAATCAGCTATAAGAAAAAAACACTATCACACCCAAAAGCAAATGAAGAGAAGAGAACAGCCTTTCAAGAGCGAATGGAAGTATATGAAACAGAAGGGAGAAGCATAGTTTTTATCGATGAGGCTGGATTCGCGGTGGATATGCCACGCCGCAATGGCTACGCGCCGATTGGCAAGCGTTGCGTTGGCAAGCAAGATTGGAATGCTAAAGGGCGAGTGAACGCCATTGGAGCGTTGATTGGTATGTGTAACGCTCTTTACCGGAACCATCAATAGTAATGTGTTTTACTCTTGGATCACCCAAGATTTACTCCCAAAACTTCCTCCCAATTGCGTTCTTGTGATGGATAACGCAACTTTTCATAAACGATTGAACATTCAACAATCCATCAAAAATGCGGGCCATATTCTGGGATATTTACCCCCCTTATTCGCCAGATTTCAATCCCATCGAACATAAGTGGGCGCAATCTGAACCAGTCCCCTCTTCTGCGGCCTACTCCCTTCCCGTTTACGGGGAGGGCTGGGGAGGGGGCAAGTAGGTGGCAACTTGAGTTATTCTTAATTCTTATTTTAATTCCTTCACGAAGCACCTTTGGTGGTCGTCCGCGACGACCAGAACGAAATACCTCGCAACAAATTCCGAATAACAAATTTCCATAACGGCGCTCACCATCCGTAACTAATGTAATGTCCCTTGTTTGCTCAACAACATTCCTAAGAATCTGTATTGCATAGAAAAACAGTGCGCGATCCTTTTTTCCACACCCTAATGCCCAAATAAAACGACTAGCACGCTCCATCAGCATAATCGTCCAGCCTTCGCTCTCTTCCACCGGAACGTTCTTATTTACTTTTGTGTATAGTTCATCTCCCTCAATCACCTGGGAAATAAACTGATGCACCAGTGCATAGATCATCAAAGTTCCTTTTAAATCAGAAAGTTTTCTCTCCCATTCTAATAACGTATTTTTTGCTATTCCAAAAAGTCGGCAGGCAGCGTTAAAGCCAATTCCCTCACTTCGCGCCTGGAGTACCTTTGCAATCAGGCTTATGGGTTTTTTTATATTCTCCATAAATGTTCCTTTTGTTTCTGAAAAAACATTCCGACAGCTATTGCATTCATAAAGATTTCTGCTGCCGTTGCTGGATGTATTATAAGTTTTGGAGATACGGCAGTCTTCAGAATTGCAATGAAGGCAGCGGATTGTGGTCAACATTAAGAGCTTCTTCAAATTATCAGGAAATGGGATGATTTTAGCTTAAGATAGAATAGTGTATAATTTTCAATCGATTATAGCAAGAATCAAAATAGACCAGTGCCCTCCCCTGCGAGCAGCTGGATTAGTGGCCGCTAAGTATACCCTCTAACTTCCTGTGGTCATCAAATTTGGCGAACGTATTGACTAATAATAGATTATTTTTACTTGCTTGTCCCCTAACCAACGCGCAGGTTAGTAATGTGTTTTACTCTTGGATCACCCAAGATTTACTCCCAAAACTTCCTCCCAATTGCGTTCTTGTGATGGATAACGCAACTTTTCATAAACGATTGAACATTCAACAATCCATCAAAAATGCGGGCCATATTCTGGGATATTTACCCCCCTTATTCGCCAGATTTCAATCCCATCGAACATAAGTGGGCGCAATCTGAACCAGTCCCCTCTTCTGCGGCCTACTCCCTTCCCGTTTACGGGGAGGGCTGGGGAGGGGGCAAGTAGGTGGCAACTTGAGTTATTCTTAATTCTTATTTTAATTCCTTCACGAAGCACCTTTGGTGGTCGTCCGCGACGACCAGAACGAAATACCTCGCAACAAATTCCGAATAACAAATTTCCATAACGGCGCTCACCATCCGTAACTAATGTAATGTCCCTTGTTTGCTCAACAACATTCCTAAGAATCTGTATTGCATAGAAAAACAGTGCGCGATCCTTTTTTCCACACCCTAATGCCCAAATAAAACGACTAGCACGCTCCATCAGCATAATCGTCCAGCCTTCGCTCTCTTCCACCGGAACGTTCTTATTTACTTTTGTGTATAGTTCATCTCCCTCAATCACCTGGGAAATAAACTGATGCACCAGTGCATAGATCATCAAAGTTCCTTTTAAATCAGAAAGTTTTCTCTCCCATTCTAATAACGTATTTTTTGCTATTCCAAAAAGTCGGTGGTGTCTTACGTTGACCTAACTGGCAGAGCGGGAAAGGAAATCCACTCATGAATTGTCCAAACATGATCGGTAAGACCAGCAGCCATGGCTGGTGTTCGATCTTTCCATTTTTCACGATCATCCTTAATACGCAGTGTTCGCACAGGCCAGCGGAAATTGTAGCTGAGTGCTACAAAGTATGTCATTGCATTAGACATTATCGGAAACCTCACCCCCCGCCCCCCTCTCCTTAACAGGAGAGGGGGAGAATTATTCCGTTGTTATGCTTAACTCCTCGACGGAACAGGCAAAAAATCTCCCTCTCTCCTGTTAAGGAGAGAGGGTCGGGGGGTGAGGTTTTGGGTTTCCGATAATGTCTAATGACTTCCGGCTTGTTCGCGATCCTCACCAATACGCGACGCAGGAGCGTCGCGGGATGCATTCCCACGCGGAGCGTGGGAACGATGTGACTTCGGTCCATTACCTGCGTGGATTACGAAACGATTGACGACAGCCAGCGATACCGATCTGGAGTCCTGGGGGGATGCTTTACTAACAGCGTCATCTCTGGAAGCAATATTCGGCCAGCCGTACCATTGAAACATCGCTCCCCTAGTTGCTGGTCAACCGGAAAGAAGAACAGGGAAGGTTTCGAATAATGCCTAACTCAAGTTGCCACCTATGCGGTGAGAAACGAAAAAGCCCCTCTCCCCCAGGAAAGGGGAGAGAAGCGCGCTAGGTGACAACTTGGGTTATCTATTATGCTTGTAGTGTATTACCAGCGACGCCCTGGCTCCTCTTTGAGTTTGACATAGGCCATGGCAGTCATCAGTGCATCGGAGAGTGCGTTGTGCGTCCCCAAGAGCGGCAGATCTAGATCCCGCAGGAGAGAATCAAAACGCAGATCAATCGCTCGCTCCGGGTGACGAGCAGAAACGTATTGATGATAGAGACCAGAGATCTCAATCCGGCGATTCGGTAGCCCAATACCAAGCCAAGGACGCAGATATTTTTCGATCATGGCAATATCGAATTTTAGGAAATAGCCCACGAGGGGCCGTGTCCCAATAAACTTGAGAAAACTCTCGATCGCATCGTATGGATCCAAACCGTGTTGGAGGTCGATGTGGCGGAGATGATGGACCTTGATACTGTCGGCACTGATAACTCCATTGGGTTTGAGCAGCAATTCCAAGGCGCTGCCCGCCAGTATTTGATTGCCACGCAGGCGGACCGCACCAATCGAGAGAATCTCGGCCGTATTAGGGTTGAGGCTGGTGGTCTCGGTATCAAAGGCAACTAATTCTCTTTCATCATCCTTGTCAAAGAGAAATGAATAGGCTGGGTCACGCAACCGACGTTGGGCGAAACGTCGGACAAGGGCACGAGGAATCATTACATTAGCTCCCTAATCACGGCATCCTCTCCAAATGGAAGTGGAAGGTAAGAAACTTCTTGAAGGAATCAACCACCTTAAGTGAATCACGCAGAAGGTCTTGCTCTATCTTGGGTAACGCCAACGGGCGAACATGGTGATCGACCGGCAATCCTTCATCGATCTTGGCCAGGGCCGACTTTAGGTATATCTCATTCATAAAATCCAACGCCTCTAACAGGTCTTGGGCAAAGCGCGGGGTAAGAATCTGCTGTTCGGCAAGAATCTGGAGGCGTTCCGCCGTATTGGTTACGCGGAGATGCTGCTGTAAAGCTAAGGCACGCACCCCATGGACGATAGTAAATATCCCACCCTGTTTAATATCTAACGCATCTTGGTGGACCCCACGTTTCAGGGTAAAGTTGGCAAATAGGGATAGTGGCGTCTCAAAAGAGAAAGCAGCCTTGGCAAAAAATGCAAGATAGGCTGCATCGTTGCGTATCAGGTTCAACAATTCGTTCTGGGCTTCCTCCAGCAAACTGGTAGACCCCGCTACCACCGTAGCGTCGGAAAACATCGAGAGATTTAAGCGAGCCTTGGGGGTAGTGTGGTTGACCCAACGAAATAGGTCATCGCGTAGGTAGGCAACCGATGTCACCCATGGCGCGTGCTCTCGGTAAGCGGGATAGCCTAACATCTGAACTGCTTTACGGAAATCGGCGACCACTCGAGACAATTCGCTAGAGCTAAAATCATCGCGCACCAGAAGGGCATGGTCTTGATGTCCTTTAAAAATCCGTTCGCCGCGTCCCTCGCTCCCCATCACTATCAAGCAGGAATTCTCCAGTAAATCGCTAGGTGCAATCATCCCGTAGAGTTTGCGAAAGATCTTATGGTCAAGTTCACTCACCAAACGAGTGATATTGCGCATCTTCACCCCTTTGGCAAAGAGCATTCGCATCACCCCCATGGCCGCCCCCGAGGCGTTGTGCAGGTCCTCAATACTGGTCGCCCGTTCTACCTGGAGATTGACCAGGTAGGAGTGACTAGAGAAAAAGGAGAGCAGATCGACCTGCTCCAACACCCCCACAACCTCAGATTTCTTGGTAATAACCAGATGATTGAGGCCATGGCGGGTCATGCGTAGCAGGGCATCGAAGAGAAGGGCCTGAGCATCGAGGGTTACCAGGGAATAATTCGCAACCGACCCGACCGGGTCCTCCCGTGATACCCCTCGGACGATCACGGCATCACTGAGGTCTGCGGTGGTGACGATACCAACCTTGGCATCATGACGGACTAGTGCCGCGCTAGTTCGGCGATCATTCAGGAGGCTGGCGACCTCACGAAGGGGAGTAACTGCATCTACGTAGAGTGGTGCGTGGAGGTAGGCCTCTTCGATCCGCGCCATCATGAAGGCGGTCATCTCCCGCGATTCTTGGCGCTCACTACGGGCCGCAAGGCGTGCGGCAAGGTCTTCGTAGTAATAGGCGTGAAAGGCCGGATTAGCCTCGCATAGCTCCAGAAACACCGCACGCGGCAGGAGGTAGCAAATCAATTCTTCCTCAACCGTAAAGCAGTGTTGGGTACATCCATTCAGTAGCGCCGCACCATCGAAAGTATCCTGACGTGGGAGATGAACAATGCTGCCATCTGCGGCAATTTCCCGCACCACGCCCTTAAGAATAATGTACAGATATTCGGGAGTAGTACGTGGGCATAGTAGTTCTTCCCCTGATCGGAAGTAGGCAATGTCCATAGCCTTGAGCGCCTTTACCCGTTCCGATTCGGTGAGTCGATCAAGGGGTCTGACAGTGGCAAGGAAGGCTTTGGGGTCAACAACTACGCTCATAATATTTTCCAACACGCTGGTAAGAACAAAAGTTCTATAGTAGATTTTCTCCGGCAGGGAGGCAGCGGGCCAGCAGCAAACCGGTCCGCCGGAAAAAATCTACCTAAAATCTTCCACATAGAGAGAGTTACATGTCATCACGTGAGATGAACTGGGCAGCCATCGAGGCCGACCCTAGTTTCCAGGCTTTGCACCGGAAGAAGTCCCGTTTCTTATGGGGGTTGATGTTTTTCTCCGTGTGCTATTACTTCTTGCTTCCAGTAGGAGCAGGTTATTACCCGGACCTATTTAAGATTAAAGTCTGGGGAGTTGTCAATGTGGGCATCCTCTTCGCGCTTTCTGAATTTATTGTGGCTTGGAGTATTGCCTGGATCTATTCGCGTAAGGCGAATAATGAGTTTGACAAGATGACCCAGTCAATTATCGAAAACGCACATCGGATGGGGGGATGACCATGACCCGAATTAATAAGATTTTTGCTTACGGTGGAGTTGGTTTAGTAACTCTATTGAGTGCCGTTCCGGCTTTTGCCGAGGCGGGCGCCGTAGCCGAACAATATAAGTGGCTCACCTTTCTTGTATTCGGTTCGATTATTGCGGTAACGATGTACATTACCTATTGGGCCGCCAAGCATACTCATACTACCCATGAGTTTTATGCCGCAGGTCGTTCCATTTCTGGCATACAGAATGGCTGGGCAATTGCTGGTGACTATCTGTCGGCGGCGTCCTTTCTGGGGATCGCTGGTCTCATTTCCCTCTACGGTTATGATGGTTTCATGTACTCGGTGGGTTGGTTGGTGGCCTACATCACCGTACTGCTGGTGATCGCTGAACCCTGTCGCAACATTGGCAAGTACACGCTGGGAGATATTTTGGCGTTCCGCAACGTCCCGCGTACCTCCAAGATTGTTGCCGCGCTCTCGACCATCACGGTCTCCACCTTCTACCTTACCGCCCAGATGGTGGGTGGCGCGGTCCTCATCAAAACCCTGATTGGTATCGAGTACGAGATCTCGGTCGTCGGCGTGGGGTGCTTGATGCTACTTTACGTGGTATTTGGCGGCATGATTGCCACCACTTGGGTACAGATCATTAAGGCAGCATTGTTGGTCGCCGCCTCGTTGATGCTGGTTGCCATCATCTGGGCGCCCTACGGCTTTAGCCTGCCCGGTTACCTTCAGGATGTCGTCAATAATCCAGCAGTCCAGGCCCAGGTCAAGAAGCTACTCGGAGATGCGGCCACTAATATGAGCGCCGCTGACCTTGGTCAACGCTTCCTTGAGCCGGGCTTGTTCCTGAAAGACCCCCTGGACCAAATCTCCTTGGGAATGGCACTGGTGTTTGGTACCGCTGGTATGCCCCATATTCTGATGCGTTTCTTCACCGTTCCCACCGCCAAAGATGCCCGTGTCTCCGTGATCTGGGCCATGGCCATCATTGGTGGTTTCTACGTTCTGACCCTGTTCTTGGGTACCGGTGCCGCCATGAAGGTAGGTTCAGCCAATATCGCGGCCATCGACAAGGGTGGCAATATGGCGGGTCCCCTGCTCGCACAGGCGTTGGGCGGTGGTGCTGACTCTCTGATGGGGAACCTGTTCCTGGCCTTCGTTGCGGCCGTGGCCTTTGCCACGATTGTGGCGGTGGTGGCTGGTCTGGTATTGGCGGCGGCCTCGGCCATGGCCCATGACATCTATGTAGGCGTCATCCGTGGTGACCGGGCCACTCCTCGTGAACAGGTAATCGCGGCGCGTCTCGCCTCCTTGCTCGTGGGTGGTCTGGCCATTACCGTTGGCATCCTGTCCAAAGGCCAGAACGTCGCCCACTTGGTAGCGTTGGCCTTTGCGGTCGCTGCCTCCTCCAACCTGCCTGCGGTGTTGCTCACCCTATATTGGAAGAAGACCAATACCACCGGCATCGTACTGGGCATGGTGCTAGGTTCGATCACTGCGATTGGTTTAGTGATGGTATCCCCCAACATGACCTATCCAGTGCTGGTACGCCCAGTTCAAGAGAAGGCCATTGCTGCTGCAGACGCCAAACTGCTTACGCTCAACGCCGCCCTGGCCAAGGCGGATGCCGCTAGCCAAGAAAAGATCACCAAGGATATTGCCGCTCAGGAGAAGGCCAAGAAGGCTGCCCAGGGTATCCTTACCGGTCTCGGTAACGACACCACCAGCATCGTGGGCCTGGAAAAACCCCTGTTTATGCTGAAGAATCCGGGCATTATCTCCATCCCCATTGGCTTCTTGGGAGTACTCATCGGTTCGTTGTTGTTCCGTGAGCGCCGTTCCGAGGACATGTGGGAGGAGCTCTACGTCCGGCAGAATACCGGTATTCACGCCTACTAGAGGACCAGCCAAGTGCTGACAGGCTAGATTCAATAGTTCAACCATGTTAAATAGGATTTTCTTTCAGAGGTGCGGAAAATTTCTTTGACTTGGTTGTGAACTTTTGAATTAATTAAGGAACCGAAACCTGGAAGGTAACTGACGAAACCCTCCCTGGCCTCCGAGCCGGGGAGGGTTTTTCTTGTGATAGCTGATGAATATCCCTTCCCCCAGCCAATTTTACTCACCCGTTCTGACCGAGGCACAGCCTTTGAGTGTGCCTCTGGTCGGCCTGTTGCCGCAGATCACGCTCCATTGCCTACCCCAAACCCCACTTCGCGTTGCGCTCTCGCGCCTAGCCGAAGCCGAGATGGGGGTGATGATCGTAACCAATCCCGAACAACGGCCAATTGGTATGTTCAGCCTGCGCGACCTATTGCGCATCAATGTCGAGGGGATCAGCCTAGACACACCAATCGGGCAGGTCATGAATACCCGAATCATCACCTTGCCGCGCCAAGCCTCCGCTTGGGAGGCCGCACTCGCGATGACCCGCCATCGCACCTATTACGTCTTGGTCGTTGATGGTGAGCGTTTCTTGGGCGTTATCTCCGGGCGTGACCTCTTTTTCTTACAGCGTATCGAGCTTGCTCCGTTGGGTACCCTCTTGCACGAGGCGCATTCCCGTGAAGAGCTTATCCAAGCTGCTGCGGATATTCGTACGCTTGCCGGTACCTTGGTCGATCAAGGCGTAGAAGCCGAACAGATCACAAATCTTATTTCCAATCTAAACGATCAACTTACCCTGCGCATCTTCCAACTGGAATGTTCGGTCGCCGAATGTCCTGAGATTGAATTTTGTTGGATGTCGCTAGGCTCCGAGGGTCGTTATGAGCAAACGCTCTATACCGACCAGGACAACGCCATTATTTTTCCCGATCCGCCGGGGGGAGATTGTGAAGCACTACGTATGCGCCTTCTGCCCATGGCGCAACGTATCAATGAGGTTTTGGACCTCTGCGGCTTTCCCTTGTGCAAAGGCGAGGTGATGGCCAGCAATCCGCGCTGGTGCCTGTCCCTTTCGGAGTGGAAGGAGACTTTTGTCGACTGGATTCACCGTGGTGACGCCCCAGAATTGCTCAATGCCACCATTTTTTTCGACTTTCGTGCGTTATTTGGTAACTCTGCACTAGTTACCGAGCTACGTAATTGGCTCAACACCTACCTAAAATCCAACTGGTTCTTTTTTCGCAAACTCACCGAAAACGCATTAACCAATCATCCACCATTGGGGGGATTTCTGCGTGACTTTACCCTGGACGGGGTAGGAACGCAGGCACATACCATGGACCTCAAGGTTCACGGTAGTGCCATTTTCGTAGATGCGGCGCGGCTCTTTGCCTTAGCCGCTGGGGTTAGCGAGACCAATACTGCACGCCGACTGCGTGGGGCTGCCGCCATTTGGCGTCAGGATGAGGCGGCGACGGAGGCATGGATCCGAGCCTTTGAACTTCTTCAAGGTCTACGGCTGCGTCACCAGCGTGCCCAGATCCGATTTGGTCAAGAACCGGATAATCGTCTCAACCCAAGCCACCTCAACGATCTCGACCGGCGGATCCTCAAAGAAAGTCTGAGACAGGCAAAATGGCTGCAAGAGACGATGGAAAGAAATTTTCAATTCTAAGAATCCATCTGCTTGGGATCGGTAGGCGTGTATTCCACTTGGGTTTGGTTTAATGGTTGCGAGGTTTTGTGAGGACGATTCTTAGCTGGGTCACTGAATACGAAACGCCCAAACAGGACACATCCTTTCATTCCCGGGTCGCAAGACCTCCCTTCCACCCGTTGACAAGCACCGTCTACTTCGTGTGGGCAACCCCACCCGCCTCCACCTTTCATTTTTCTGCCTCATTTAG of Gammaproteobacteria bacterium contains these proteins:
- a CDS encoding DUF485 domain-containing protein, whose protein sequence is MSSREMNWAAIEADPSFQALHRKKSRFLWGLMFFSVCYYFLLPVGAGYYPDLFKIKVWGVVNVGILFALSEFIVAWSIAWIYSRKANNEFDKMTQSIIENAHRMGG
- a CDS encoding hypothetical protein (Evidence 5 : Unknown function); this translates as MENIKKPISLIAKVLQARSEGIGFNAACRLFGIAKNTLLEWERKLSDLKGTLMIYALVHQFISQVIEGDELYTKVNKNVPVEESEGWTIMLMERASRFIWALGCGKKDRALFFYAIQILRNVVEQTRDITLVTDGERRYGNLLFGICCEVFRSGRRGRPPKVLREGIKIRIKNNSSCHLLAPSPALPVNGKGVGRRRGDWFRLRPLMFDGIEIWRIRGVNIPEYGPHF
- a CDS encoding hypothetical protein (Evidence 5 : Unknown function), with the protein product MRFPIMSNAMTYFVALSYNFRWPVRTLRIKDDREKWKDRTPAMAAGLTDHVWTIHEWISFPALPVRST
- a CDS encoding CBS domain-containing protein translates to MNIPSPSQFYSPVLTEAQPLSVPLVGLLPQITLHCLPQTPLRVALSRLAEAEMGVMIVTNPEQRPIGMFSLRDLLRINVEGISLDTPIGQVMNTRIITLPRQASAWEAALAMTRHRTYYVLVVDGERFLGVISGRDLFFLQRIELAPLGTLLHEAHSREELIQAAADIRTLAGTLVDQGVEAEQITNLISNLNDQLTLRIFQLECSVAECPEIEFCWMSLGSEGRYEQTLYTDQDNAIIFPDPPGGDCEALRMRLLPMAQRINEVLDLCGFPLCKGEVMASNPRWCLSLSEWKETFVDWIHRGDAPELLNATIFFDFRALFGNSALVTELRNWLNTYLKSNWFFFRKLTENALTNHPPLGGFLRDFTLDGVGTQAHTMDLKVHGSAIFVDAARLFALAAGVSETNTARRLRGAAAIWRQDEAATEAWIRAFELLQGLRLRHQRAQIRFGQEPDNRLNPSHLNDLDRRILKESLRQAKWLQETMERNFQF
- a CDS encoding conserved hypothetical protein (Evidence 4 : Unknown function but conserved in other organisms) → MKGGGGWGCPHEVDGACQRVEGRSCDPGMKGCVLFGRFVFSDPAKNRPHKTSQPLNQTQVEYTPTDPKQMDS
- a CDS encoding hypothetical protein (Evidence 5 : Unknown function) gives rise to the protein MTYSIDFRRKVLAIQEQEQLTYAEIASRFGIGIATLTRWRSRLEPKLTRDKPATKINRESLARDAEMHPDAYQFERAKRLGVSRSGIGQALKRMRISYKKKTLSHPKANEEKRTAFQERMEVYETEGRSIVFIDEAGFAVDMPRRNGYAPIGKRCVGKQDWNAKGRVNAIGALIGMCNALYRNHQ
- a CDS encoding hypothetical protein (Evidence 5 : Unknown function), encoding MALLYEVTKGEFAAFVRRVGYTTEAEAGDGCYGWIGSSWDKRKEFNWRNVGFGQEDNHPVICVSWNDAVAYTEWLSRETGRHYRLPTEVEWEYAARAGTITARYWGEDPSQACNYANVADYSTKERFSDRTVHNCRDGYVYTAPVGSFKPNDFGLYDMLGNAWEWTCSEYSDPYNGSEQRCSGKNDASARRSLRGGSWFVTPARVRAAYRLWHTPVARTDYLGFRLAQD
- a CDS encoding CBS domain-containing protein codes for the protein MSVVVDPKAFLATVRPLDRLTESERVKALKAMDIAYFRSGEELLCPRTTPEYLYIILKGVVREIAADGSIVHLPRQDTFDGAALLNGCTQHCFTVEEELICYLLPRAVFLELCEANPAFHAYYYEDLAARLAARSERQESREMTAFMMARIEEAYLHAPLYVDAVTPLREVASLLNDRRTSAALVRHDAKVGIVTTADLSDAVIVRGVSREDPVGSVANYSLVTLDAQALLFDALLRMTRHGLNHLVITKKSEVVGVLEQVDLLSFFSSHSYLVNLQVERATSIEDLHNASGAAMGVMRMLFAKGVKMRNITRLVSELDHKIFRKLYGMIAPSDLLENSCLIVMGSEGRGERIFKGHQDHALLVRDDFSSSELSRVVADFRKAVQMLGYPAYREHAPWVTSVAYLRDDLFRWVNHTTPKARLNLSMFSDATVVAGSTSLLEEAQNELLNLIRNDAAYLAFFAKAAFSFETPLSLFANFTLKRGVHQDALDIKQGGIFTIVHGVRALALQQHLRVTNTAERLQILAEQQILTPRFAQDLLEALDFMNEIYLKSALAKIDEGLPVDHHVRPLALPKIEQDLLRDSLKVVDSFKKFLTFHFHLERMP
- a CDS encoding DNA polymerase III subunit epsilon: MIPRALVRRFAQRRLRDPAYSFLFDKDDERELVAFDTETTSLNPNTAEILSIGAVRLRGNQILAGSALELLLKPNGVISADSIKVHHLRHIDLQHGLDPYDAIESFLKFIGTRPLVGYFLKFDIAMIEKYLRPWLGIGLPNRRIEISGLYHQYVSARHPERAIDLRFDSLLRDLDLPLLGTHNALSDALMTAMAYVKLKEEPGRRW
- a CDS encoding hypothetical protein (Evidence 5 : Unknown function), with protein sequence MIYALVHQFISQVIEGDELYTKVNKNVPVEESEGWTIMLMERASRFIWALGCGKKDRALFFYAIQILRNVVEQTRDITLVTDGERRYGNLLFGICCEVFRSGRRGRPPKVLREGIKIRIKNNSSCHLLAPSPALPVNGKGVGRRRGDWFRLRPLMFDGIEIWRIRGVNIPEYGPHF
- the ywcA gene encoding Uncharacterized symporter YwcA: MTMTRINKIFAYGGVGLVTLLSAVPAFAEAGAVAEQYKWLTFLVFGSIIAVTMYITYWAAKHTHTTHEFYAAGRSISGIQNGWAIAGDYLSAASFLGIAGLISLYGYDGFMYSVGWLVAYITVLLVIAEPCRNIGKYTLGDILAFRNVPRTSKIVAALSTITVSTFYLTAQMVGGAVLIKTLIGIEYEISVVGVGCLMLLYVVFGGMIATTWVQIIKAALLVAASLMLVAIIWAPYGFSLPGYLQDVVNNPAVQAQVKKLLGDAATNMSAADLGQRFLEPGLFLKDPLDQISLGMALVFGTAGMPHILMRFFTVPTAKDARVSVIWAMAIIGGFYVLTLFLGTGAAMKVGSANIAAIDKGGNMAGPLLAQALGGGADSLMGNLFLAFVAAVAFATIVAVVAGLVLAAASAMAHDIYVGVIRGDRATPREQVIAARLASLLVGGLAITVGILSKGQNVAHLVALAFAVAASSNLPAVLLTLYWKKTNTTGIVLGMVLGSITAIGLVMVSPNMTYPVLVRPVQEKAIAAADAKLLTLNAALAKADAASQEKITKDIAAQEKAKKAAQGILTGLGNDTTSIVGLEKPLFMLKNPGIISIPIGFLGVLIGSLLFRERRSEDMWEELYVRQNTGIHAY